CGCAGCAACCCTATTCCCCGTCCCTCTCTGCTTCCGTGTAGCTGGTGGAGGTGGGTTGAGGCCTCGGCTTGCTCCGGTCGTCCCGCGACCTGCTCTTTTTCGCCACGCGGTGACGGCTTCCTGCCGATTGGCAGTCCCAGCCTCACCGAGGTATGGAGCGCATTTCCGACGGAGGTACGTCCATCGCTATCGACGCGGCGGAGGGAGCGAATCTCACGGGAGCGGGCGCAATTGCCCGCGCGTAGACGGGAAACGTCGCTGTAAATACTCTTCAATGGCGGCGATCATTTGTTCCCTTTGACGGCGATCTCCCGAGCCCGTAAATGTCTCCAACCTCAGCTGGTGGAGGGTGTCCAGAAGCGCCTCAAGGAGCTGCCCCTCCGCCAGGGTGCGTAGCTTGGGCTCATCGGCGCAGCGCTCGAGATAGTCGTCCAGTACTGTAAAGGCCGCCGTGTGTCTGCCCCAGAAAAGATGCCACCTCTGTCGGATGGTGGGAAGCACCACCTCCCCCGCCCTCTGACTTAGCCTTGGGTCGGTCTGTCCCTGCGCGAAGCGGACGAAGGCGACGTAAGCCTCCAGAAGCCTTTCGAGCAGTTCGCGGCGCTTGTCCCCCTCAGCCTTGCGCAGATCCGACTGGATCCCCAGCACTTCGTTGACCCACTTATCCGGATCAAACTTCTCCTGGCTGAGGCGGAACTTGAGGAGGAGTTCGGTGTGCGCCCGGATAGGGCGTCGGTTTATCCGGGCAGGCCGAAAGCGGAGCTTGTGGGCGTAGCGCAATGCTGCCTCATCCAGGACGGGATGCCCCGACGAGGTCAGGACCGAGGCCTCTTCTACCCTTCCTCGCTCATCAATGTCCAGGCCCAGAAGCACATCCCCTTGGATTTGCGCCAGCTTCGCCTCCAGCGGGTAGTCCAGTTGGCCCTGATCGATCAGAGCGGGCGGTTGGATCCGGCCGGTGGCGCAAGCGACGAGAACAAAAGAAGCGGCCCACGCCGCTTCCCTGATAACCTTCCTTAGGAGGCGACTTTCCCCGCCTCGCCGGTAGAGTTTCGCCATTCAACCCCTAAAATCTGAAGGCAACCGTAGCCATGAAGAGATCGCGGTGAACCCTTTCCGTCAGGTCGCGCAGATCCTCGCTGAGCTTTTCCGTTTTCTGGGACCAGTTGCCGCGCGTCCAGGAAAGGTCCACTTTGAGCTGCTTGTCCAGGAGCAAGCCGACTCCCAGGGAAAAATACTTGCGATCGAACTCCGAACCCACATTTCGAAGGGGCGACGGTACAAGGGCAGCTCCTCCCCGCAGTTGGAGACCCAGGCCAGGTATGGTGAACTCTGCGCCCAGTTTCAGATTGGTGGTGGTACGGTAGTTCTCGTGGATGGCGAGATTGGCTTCCGTCCGACTCACGCCTTCCTGGGGAGGATCGGTCGCGTATTTGACCTGGCTCCAGTCAATGACCTCGATCTCCCCCGTTCCCATCAGGTTAAGCAGGTGCAGGGAAGCTCCCGCACTGAACACGAACGGAAACTCAACCTGATACTCCCAAGAGCCGTCTTCCCGGTAAACCTCTTGCGAGCCGTTGTCGAATTGGGTTTTGGAGTTCTGGGACCATTCCTCCGAGAACGTGAAGGTGCGGGGTAACGTCAACGTGGCTCCCAGGCGCACCAGACTCCCGAGCCGGTAGAGCGCACCAACCTTAAACTCGTAGGCTTTCACAGAAGTATGAATGTTGTCTTCGTCCAACCCCTGGGCGAAGGTGTAGAGGTCCTGGGAGTCGTACTCGCGCAAGGTCCACTGGTAGCTGTTCTTACCGCCCCAGCGACTCATAGAAAGGCCGACCGACAAGTCCGGACTCACATCGATAGCGCCTCCCGCGCTCCAGACGTCGAGGTACCCATCCTCAAACTCGTTCCATTGCTGGGTCACGCGATCGTTCGGGGTAGGGTTAAACCAGCGGAAGGCGAACGAGTTGTCGAACGTCCGCGGCCGGTGGTAGCCGAAGGCAAAAACCAGGCTGCCGCGGTAGGTGGGAACGGGCAGGACGAGCCCCGCCGCGTTGAGTCGCGTCTGATTGGTCCGGTCCGTGACGGACACCCCGAAGGCCGTAGCCTCGTCTCGGTGGCGGGTATGGCTCAGTCCTAAGTTGCACTCGGTCTTTCGTATTAGGGCAAGGCCAGCGGGGTTCCAGTAGAGGGCCGTGTAGTCGTCCGCCGCGGCAACGTAGGCACCCCCGAGCCCCAGCGCTCTTGCCCCAATTCCCATCGGCTGCCCGACAAGGTTAATGGGCTCCTCAAGCTGCGCCTGAGCCCCCGTCGCCCCGCCCACCAGCAGCGCGAGGAGTATTCTCCTTAGGACTTCGCTCCCACCGCACACTCTGCTCATTCTCGCCTCTCCGAAACGATTGAATAGCCCGGTCCCTTTACAACGGAATCAACGAGTTTGCCTCCGCTTGCCCTGCTGCGGGGAGCCGCTATCCCCTGAGCTCGGTGGTGGAGGTGGAGCCGCTCTCCGCACCACCGGCTGGCTGGGCGAGGCCATGCGGGGCGCCGATGACTGACTTGGCACCGCTCGCTGGAAGCTGGGGCTGTACTCGGACCGTCGTCTCTGCGAACTACCCTCGCTGCCCGAGGATCGCCTCGGCGGTGGCGCGGGCTCCATGGTCGGGGGCGGGGCAGGTTGGCTGACCCGAGGCCTTCCCTGATCGGCCGAACGGCGTTCGTCCGTGTCCGAGGATTTCTCTCTCCTCACCTCCCGGGTCTGGCTTGGCGTTCGCCTTGCCGGCGAGCTCGGCTGACGGACCTGCACATCTTCGGGCTTAGCCGGTTGGATAGGCTTCTCAAGACTTGCGGGGGTCTCCGTGCGCTGGATGCGCCTCAAGTTCTCGCCCGTGCTCGGCTGGGGCGCGGGCACCCGATCCTTCGAGATCGTTGCGGGGCTCTCGTGGGCGGTTGTCGTCCGCCGCTCAAGTGTACGTCGCTCCAGGGAGATGCCGGGGGTCCCGATGGCGCTCGACCTCACCGCAACCCCCGTGGCCCCGAGCGGCGGGAAGTGCCTCCTGGTAAACGGCCGCCTCTTGGCAGGCTCGAGGGGCTCGTAGTCCCACCACCGGTAGCTGTAGTAGAAAGCCCAGCCTCCGTAATACGAAGCAGGACGCCAGTAGAAGACGTCTGCGCCCCAATAGGGGTAGCCCCAGTACGGCCACCATGGGTCTCCCCAGCCAAAGTAGACTCCGACGTAGTATCCCGGGACGAAGCCGCGGCGCCAGTACCAATAGGGATCGTAATACCAGGACCAGGCGTCCCACCACCAATAGTCAATCCACATCGGCCGGTAGTAGAGTGGGGGATGGAAATAGACGTCGTGACGGTGGTAGACTACCGTGTCTGGGCGCTCCCCCTCCTCCCGTTCCTCCAGGTAGTATCCCTCGGTCACGTCGCCTTCGGTTTTCACCTTGGGCCGACCGACCTGAGTGTAGCAGCCTCCCACCACAACCAGGAGGAGGGCAACGCCCACAAGGGCCAATCTTTCTTTGATCTTCATGGCTATCGCCTCCGCTGACACGATCCCGCCGCTGCGGCGCAAGTGTCTCGCACTTCTTTAACGATGTCCCAAGGGGCCAGTTCCTGTCGCAGCCTCCCTAGCCGCGAAGGCGGATCACTCTATTCGAACGCGTAGACCTTCGGGGCCCAGACGGAGACGGGCCGCCCGTACTGATCGCGCGGAGCCACGAACACGCACCGCCTGGCAGCTTCCACCGCGGCCTTCTCCAGTTCCTGACTTCCGGTGGTGTTCCGCACCACAAGCACCTCCTCCACCTCGCCCGTAGGGCCAATGCGCAACATCAGCTCCACGACACCCCTTACCTTGCCGCGAAGCCGCGCGGGAAATTCCGGAAAGACCTCGCGGATTGCCCGCGGCAAGAAGAATAAGCTGCCGACTTCGGCTCCCTCTTGGCCCGCAAGACCGGCCTGGCTGCCGAGCGCCACTCCTGGGCCTACCTCCTCGTCCTCGGGAAAGCTCTCCGACTCTGCTGCCACAGGGACCGCCGGCCTCCTTGGAGGAGGTGCCGGACTGCCCCGTCCCTGCCGCGTGACGGGCACCTCCTCCACCTCGAGGTGCAAGATAACGCGAGGTACTGGCATCGTCTGCCTGACCGGAAGTCGCTTGAACCCGAGAAAGAAAGCGATCACCAGTCCCAACGTAGCCGCCAGGGCACGCTCGAGGTACAAGCGATGGCGTTGGTGAAGCCAGTCCGTCCGCCTCCGAACCGCAGCCGGCACGGCGCCACCCCTGATACGAGATCAGAGTCTACGGGTTACCCGAAAATGCGAGTCCCCGCCGTCTCTGGCGGGGACTCGCTCCGAATCCGCTCTTCCGATCGCAGCCACACCCCTCTGTTCGCGCCCGCCCACTGGGGCGGAGGATAGTCGAGCGTTCATCTTACCCACGCTGGGATCCTGCGAGGAGCACAGGACCCCTGACTGCCTAAATCACTTCCAGCGAACTTCTCGTTACCCACCCAACTTTCCCGTCGGGCAACCGGATTTCGCACCAATTCCCCGTCTGCTTGCGAATTTGCACGCGCGTGCCCTCGTGGAGAGAGAAAAGCTCGGTCGCCGTGCCTTCCGGACCGCTCCGCACGTCCACTTTGGCGTCCAGAATCACCCCGTAGAGCTGTCTGTGAGCGTGCAACGCACCGGCCCAGAACAGGCCGACGAGGACGGTCAAGGCCCCCAGAACAACGGCACCGCGCCCTGACCATTGCTGCACGGCCTTTTTCCGGACCAGCACGCGGACAATCGCGAGGCCTATGGTGCCAAGATACAGGACCAGCAGCGTCACGGTCCACTGGTCCAGCGACAGCAGGTCTCGGGCGGAGGCAGCCCAGCGGTGCAGGAACCAGCGGGGGATTTCCGGGATCTTGTCGACTACCTGTAACTGGACCACTGCCAGGTTATGAGCAATGTCCTCGTCGTTGGGCGCCAGCCTCCGTGCCCGTTCGAGGTAAAGCACCGCCTTCCCGATCTGGCGAAGCCGGTAGTAGCAATTGCCAAGGTTGTAGTACAGCTCGGCGCTCTCGTACCCCGAGTCCAGAACACGCTGGTACTGAGCGATGGCTTCCCGGTACTGTCCCTGTCGGTACAGGTCATTGCCGGCGCGGAACCATTCGGTCACACTGGCCGTAGGCGCGGGAGCGCCGTGCGCTGGCGCCCCTGAGACCCCGGCCAAATGGAGGAAAGCGGTAAGGCTAACGGCTGCCAACGGTCTTCCCGTCCTGAGCATCCTCCTCACCCTGCGTTCTCACCAGGCCGGTCACAAAGCCTTTTCAAGCTGGACAATCACGCTCTCGGCCCGTTCCAGCACTTTTTGCATCTCCGAAGTGTCCGAGGCGGCCGGAGCAAAGCGCTGGAAGTCGCAGATCCGCCACAGATCCAGGAACTCCGCCAATACCGACTCCGGCACCCCACGCTGGCGAAGCAGGCTCTCCGCCGCCTCGCTGGTCACACCGGCCGCCGGCACATTGAGCTTATCGGCGACGAATCCCACGATCGCCCGCGAGACTTCCGCGTAGAACTCCTCCTGTCGCTCCACGCGCAGCAGCGAACGTGCCCTCCGCAACCGCTTCGCAGCCCCTCTCTGGGCGCGGCGGGCGCGTGCCAGGGCCAGGTCACCCGCAAGCCGATCCTGCTGACGCCTGTAGGCCACGGCCGCTCCCAGAGCCATTGCCGGCATGATCAGCCCGAGGTAAAAGAGCGCCGTCCTGTGGACGTGCCATCCGATACGGTGCCAGCCAGACACCTCGGTCCGGATGAAGCGAATATCCTGACCGACGAGGCGCACTTCCGTCTTGGACATTCCAGGGACGAGGGCCGCTTCTTCCTTGCCCCGCCCGACCCGGATCACGAAGGAGGGCGACATAAGGGTCTTGTACTGGCCAGCCGCTGGATCGAAGTAGGAGAACCGGATCGGGCGAATCACCTGTTCCCCGGCAAAGCGGGGAACCAGAACGTACTCGAAGGTCTTGCTCCCCCCAACCGAATTGCCGCTCCGGTCGATCTGCTCCGTGACTTTGGGATCGTACCTCTCGATATCAGGGGGAAGCTCCAGCTTCGGTTCCCCGATGACGCGAATGTTTCCGGTACCGTGAATTCTCACGGTCAAAGAAACAGCCTCATTGGTCAGCACCGAATCCTTGTCCAACCTTGCGTCCATCCGGAATTGACCCACTGCGCCGGAGAAGTCAGCAGGTCGCCCTTCGTCAGGGAGTGGCAACACCCGGATCGTTACCGGAGACGAATACAGGGTCTGTCGCACCACGCTCCCGAAGAAGGGGTCCTCGAAGAAGGCGTCAAAAAAGTCCCGTGGGCGCGAAGTCCGGCGGACGCGCACCTCGCAGTCGACGGCCATGGGCTCGATTTTGAGCTCGCCGGGGGTGGTCGGGAACAGAGCCATCTTCTTGATGTCCGCCACCGCGTAGCGGACCCCGTCGATGTTCTCCTCGTACGTGGGAGCGGGCTGCGGGACATCGATGTCTTCGACCCAGAAGCCGGTGGTGCTGGGTAGCTTCGTGATGGCGTATCCCGTCACGTTCAGGCGGGTGTAGATGGAAAACGTGACGATCACCGGTTCCCCCACGTACACCCTCTGCTTGTTGACCTTCGCCCGCAGGAAAATCTGATCCTCTCCCTGAGGCTGCGCGGGGCTTGCCGGTCGTCCGGGTGAAGGTTGAGCTGGCGCCGACGGTGGTGCCGCCAGCACTTCAATGCTCACCGCATCGGTGCGGACCGACTTGCCGCCGACTCGCACCTCGATCGGGGGAATCGTGAACTTCCCGCTCTTGGTAGCCATATAGGCGTAATTGAAGCTCCGCGAGACGCTCATCCGACCGCCGATGATCTGGATGCTCTGGGAGGTGCCCTGGGACCCGAGGTACGTGGCAAACTCACTGAGATCCGGGAGCGAAACGTCCACTGCGCCTTGGGCTTCCGGCCCCTCGAGTTCGATCTCCAGGCGGAAGGTCTGGTTCAGTCCCACCGGGTTCGGGACGACCCGCGCGGACACGCTGAGGCTACCCTGGCCGAAGGAAACGCTCGCGCCGAGCGCTGCCAGAGCTGCAAGAACCCACTTCCCGATACCGAACCTCCCGCGCATTGTTCTGATCCCTACGCTCCAAAGGCCCACAAGCCCTACCTCCACAACCGACGAACAAGTGCCACCTCGGGCGAGGGTCGCCGCATTTCTACCAGTCCTTCGCCCTCCGAATGGACCCTTCGTGCACCGCGCGATCCTTGAGGAGTTTTTTCTCCGCTTCGTTCAACGCATCCAGGAGACGCTCGGCTTCCTCCTTGCTGAGCTGCCGCTCTTGCGCCCGCTGTTTCCTTCCCTGGTCTGCTTGCTGCTGATCCTGCTGTGCTTGCGCCTGCCCCTCCTGGGTCTGTTGTTGCTCCTCGTGGCGCTGCTCGCCCTTCTGTTGACCCTCTTGCCCTTGTCCACCCTGCTGCTCTTGTTTCTGCTGTTGTGGCTGCGGCTGAGGTGAAAGCGACTGCTTCTGACTCTCCTGCTTCAGCTTGGCGAGAACATATTCCAGGTTGTATTTCGCGTCTTCGTCCCCGGGATTCAGCTCCAGCGCTTTCTTGTAGGCCAGAATAGCCTCGGTCAGATGGCCGAGCCGGTACAGCGTGTTGCCCAGATTGTAGTAGGCCTGCGAAAGCAAGATCGGATCTTGGAGCGCAGTGGCTCGTTCGAAGGCCTGGAGGGCCTCTTCAAAATTGTTCTTCTGATACTGAGCATCGCCGATGTTGAACTGGGCGAAGGGATTGTTCGGCGACTGAAGCAAGGCGTCCTGGTACTGGACCAGAGCCTCGTCGTACAGTTCGCGACGAAAGAGCTCGTTCCCCCGTTTGATCTGTTTCCGGCCGGGTTGAGCAGTGGCGGCAGGGACCAGCCCGGCGCCTGCCACAAGCGCCGCGAACCCCAGAACGATCCACGAACGCACGTCTCTCATCGTGAGCTGCACCTCTCTGTTCCGCCGGACGCTACGATCCCCTGTGAGAGGACCGCCGCTTCCATTCGGGTATCATCTGCTCCGCAATGAGGAGGAATAGCGCCACTCCCAGCACGTATTGGTAACGATCCTCGTAGTGGGTAAAGCGCAGGGAACCGAGTTCCTTCTTCTCCATCCCGGAGATCTCGTCCAGGATCTTGCTGAGCTCGCCCTCTGTGCCCGTCGCCCGGTAGTACTTGCCCCCGGTTTCCAGTGCGATCTTCTGCAGAGTCACCTCGTCCAGCCTGGACATTACGATCTCCTCGGTGCCGTCGGGTCGCACGAATTTCTTAAATCCCACTTTCTGGCCCAGCTCATTCACGAGGGGGACGGGCGCACCCTGCGGGTCTCCTACGCCGATTGTGA
The DNA window shown above is from candidate division KSB1 bacterium and carries:
- a CDS encoding energy transducer TonB translates to MAKLYRRGGESRLLRKVIREAAWAASFVLVACATGRIQPPALIDQGQLDYPLEAKLAQIQGDVLLGLDIDERGRVEEASVLTSSGHPVLDEAALRYAHKLRFRPARINRRPIRAHTELLLKFRLSQEKFDPDKWVNEVLGIQSDLRKAEGDKRRELLERLLEAYVAFVRFAQGQTDPRLSQRAGEVVLPTIRQRWHLFWGRHTAAFTVLDDYLERCADEPKLRTLAEGQLLEALLDTLHQLRLETFTGSGDRRQREQMIAAIEEYLQRRFPSTRGQLRPLP
- a CDS encoding outer membrane protein transport protein, producing the protein MSRVCGGSEVLRRILLALLVGGATGAQAQLEEPINLVGQPMGIGARALGLGGAYVAAADDYTALYWNPAGLALIRKTECNLGLSHTRHRDEATAFGVSVTDRTNQTRLNAAGLVLPVPTYRGSLVFAFGYHRPRTFDNSFAFRWFNPTPNDRVTQQWNEFEDGYLDVWSAGGAIDVSPDLSVGLSMSRWGGKNSYQWTLREYDSQDLYTFAQGLDEDNIHTSVKAYEFKVGALYRLGSLVRLGATLTLPRTFTFSEEWSQNSKTQFDNGSQEVYREDGSWEYQVEFPFVFSAGASLHLLNLMGTGEIEVIDWSQVKYATDPPQEGVSRTEANLAIHENYRTTTNLKLGAEFTIPGLGLQLRGGAALVPSPLRNVGSEFDRKYFSLGVGLLLDKQLKVDLSWTRGNWSQKTEKLSEDLRDLTERVHRDLFMATVAFRF
- a CDS encoding energy transducer TonB; protein product: MAAESESFPEDEEVGPGVALGSQAGLAGQEGAEVGSLFFLPRAIREVFPEFPARLRGKVRGVVELMLRIGPTGEVEEVLVVRNTTGSQELEKAAVEAARRCVFVAPRDQYGRPVSVWAPKVYAFE
- a CDS encoding tetratricopeptide repeat protein, coding for MLRTGRPLAAVSLTAFLHLAGVSGAPAHGAPAPTASVTEWFRAGNDLYRQGQYREAIAQYQRVLDSGYESAELYYNLGNCYYRLRQIGKAVLYLERARRLAPNDEDIAHNLAVVQLQVVDKIPEIPRWFLHRWAASARDLLSLDQWTVTLLVLYLGTIGLAIVRVLVRKKAVQQWSGRGAVVLGALTVLVGLFWAGALHAHRQLYGVILDAKVDVRSGPEGTATELFSLHEGTRVQIRKQTGNWCEIRLPDGKVGWVTRSSLEVI
- a CDS encoding BatD family protein, whose protein sequence is MRGRFGIGKWVLAALAALGASVSFGQGSLSVSARVVPNPVGLNQTFRLEIELEGPEAQGAVDVSLPDLSEFATYLGSQGTSQSIQIIGGRMSVSRSFNYAYMATKSGKFTIPPIEVRVGGKSVRTDAVSIEVLAAPPSAPAQPSPGRPASPAQPQGEDQIFLRAKVNKQRVYVGEPVIVTFSIYTRLNVTGYAITKLPSTTGFWVEDIDVPQPAPTYEENIDGVRYAVADIKKMALFPTTPGELKIEPMAVDCEVRVRRTSRPRDFFDAFFEDPFFGSVVRQTLYSSPVTIRVLPLPDEGRPADFSGAVGQFRMDARLDKDSVLTNEAVSLTVRIHGTGNIRVIGEPKLELPPDIERYDPKVTEQIDRSGNSVGGSKTFEYVLVPRFAGEQVIRPIRFSYFDPAAGQYKTLMSPSFVIRVGRGKEEAALVPGMSKTEVRLVGQDIRFIRTEVSGWHRIGWHVHRTALFYLGLIMPAMALGAAVAYRRQQDRLAGDLALARARRAQRGAAKRLRRARSLLRVERQEEFYAEVSRAIVGFVADKLNVPAAGVTSEAAESLLRQRGVPESVLAEFLDLWRICDFQRFAPAASDTSEMQKVLERAESVIVQLEKAL
- a CDS encoding tetratricopeptide repeat protein: MRDVRSWIVLGFAALVAGAGLVPAATAQPGRKQIKRGNELFRRELYDEALVQYQDALLQSPNNPFAQFNIGDAQYQKNNFEEALQAFERATALQDPILLSQAYYNLGNTLYRLGHLTEAILAYKKALELNPGDEDAKYNLEYVLAKLKQESQKQSLSPQPQPQQQKQEQQGGQGQEGQQKGEQRHEEQQQTQEGQAQAQQDQQQADQGRKQRAQERQLSKEEAERLLDALNEAEKKLLKDRAVHEGSIRRAKDW